From one Plantibacter flavus genomic stretch:
- a CDS encoding LacI family DNA-binding transcriptional regulator, producing MSTSDASAETIAPEPGTPEPTAGAAKTKRAATIYDIAQLAGVNPSTVSRALSRPGRINEKTAQKIHDAAKQLNYVANPAARALPTGRTGTLGLIVADITNPMFFDVVRGAEREAAERNYTLVLAEFKESAEMELLTARRLMPSVDGLILATSRLLPDDVRALGQEKPVVVINRQVDDVDSIVADVDPGLTAAIDHLAELGHRRLAFVSGPGRSWMSRHRWSRTRELCAERGIETVRVPSTQPDMAAGRAAATAVLETGATAVLAYNDLLAIGIMLELRSRGVEMPAQLSLIGFDDIFGSDFTTPALTSIRSPHIASGSYAVQTLFAHLGGTDVPTITDLATTLIMRESTAPPPTD from the coding sequence ATGAGCACCTCTGACGCATCCGCGGAGACGATCGCTCCCGAGCCCGGAACGCCCGAACCCACGGCGGGGGCCGCGAAGACGAAACGTGCCGCGACGATCTACGACATCGCGCAGCTCGCCGGCGTCAACCCGTCGACCGTGTCGCGGGCGCTGAGCCGCCCTGGCCGCATCAACGAGAAGACGGCGCAGAAGATCCACGACGCCGCCAAACAGCTCAACTACGTGGCGAACCCCGCCGCCCGGGCGCTCCCCACCGGGCGCACCGGCACGCTCGGCCTCATCGTCGCCGACATCACGAACCCGATGTTCTTCGACGTCGTCCGCGGTGCGGAGCGTGAGGCCGCCGAGCGCAACTACACGCTCGTGCTCGCGGAGTTCAAGGAGTCGGCGGAGATGGAGCTGCTGACCGCCAGGCGGCTCATGCCGTCGGTCGATGGTCTCATCCTCGCGACCTCGAGGCTCCTGCCCGACGACGTGCGCGCGCTGGGCCAGGAGAAGCCGGTCGTCGTGATCAACCGTCAGGTCGACGACGTCGACAGCATCGTCGCCGACGTCGACCCGGGCCTCACCGCGGCGATCGACCACCTCGCGGAGCTCGGTCACCGGAGGCTCGCGTTCGTCTCCGGCCCCGGCCGGTCCTGGATGTCGCGGCATCGGTGGAGCCGGACGAGGGAGCTGTGCGCCGAACGCGGCATCGAGACGGTGCGGGTGCCGTCGACGCAGCCGGACATGGCCGCGGGCAGGGCGGCGGCCACAGCGGTGCTCGAGACGGGTGCCACCGCGGTCCTCGCGTACAACGACCTCCTGGCCATCGGCATCATGCTGGAGCTGCGGTCACGTGGCGTCGAGATGCCCGCCCAGCTGAGCCTCATCGGCTTCGACGACATCTTCGGTTCGGACTTCACGACACCGGCGCTCACCTCGATCCGGAGCCCGCACATCGCCTCCGGCTCCTACGCCGTGCAGACCCTCTTCGCGCACCTCGGGGGCACCGACGTCCCGACCATCACCGACCTCGCGACCACGCTCATCATGCGCGAGTCGACCGCCCCGCCGCCCACGGACTGA
- a CDS encoding helix-turn-helix domain-containing protein: MSVNAGPAERFEAAGGDVDDARELYREAYQIGGITVEPTATDFGYRFTSIGDADLALRASQVEGRITGASFTQDEYVVTWLTRGEGVMDLLGSPMKLHPGVPSMFANDRPAQFDLIDYRLNMMHFGGAYLEGVAADTEGSVGPIRFDTTFRPSGDALRRWTETVATVARVIYDDGSSAVLRAEANRAAAVTLLEVFPHVALQPRTDLAVPPSSKARVAVEFMVANAHRPIATAEIAEAAGLSLRSLQAAFRREYDVTATDYLRSIRLDRVRQELRDAEPGLATVAEVARRWGFTHLGRFAASYTSRFGEYPSVTLASSAR, translated from the coding sequence ATGAGCGTGAATGCTGGGCCCGCGGAGCGGTTCGAAGCCGCGGGCGGCGACGTCGACGACGCGCGCGAGCTGTACCGCGAGGCGTACCAGATCGGCGGGATCACCGTCGAGCCGACGGCCACCGACTTCGGATACCGCTTCACGTCCATCGGCGACGCCGACCTCGCGCTGCGCGCGTCGCAGGTCGAGGGCCGGATCACGGGCGCTTCCTTCACCCAGGACGAGTACGTGGTGACCTGGCTCACGCGTGGCGAGGGCGTGATGGACCTGCTCGGCTCGCCGATGAAGCTCCACCCTGGCGTGCCCTCGATGTTCGCGAATGACCGGCCCGCGCAGTTCGATCTCATCGACTATCGGCTCAACATGATGCACTTCGGCGGTGCGTACTTGGAAGGCGTCGCGGCGGACACCGAGGGGTCGGTGGGTCCGATCCGGTTCGACACGACGTTCCGCCCGTCGGGCGACGCTCTGCGGCGTTGGACCGAGACGGTGGCGACCGTCGCGCGCGTGATCTACGACGACGGGAGTTCCGCGGTGCTGCGCGCCGAGGCGAACCGAGCGGCCGCCGTCACGTTGCTCGAGGTCTTCCCACATGTCGCTCTGCAGCCACGGACCGATCTGGCGGTTCCTCCGAGCAGCAAGGCCCGCGTCGCCGTCGAGTTCATGGTCGCGAACGCCCACCGACCCATCGCGACCGCGGAGATCGCGGAGGCCGCCGGGCTCAGCCTGCGCAGCCTGCAGGCGGCGTTCCGCCGTGAGTACGACGTCACCGCCACGGACTACCTGCGCTCGATCCGCCTGGATCGCGTGCGGCAGGAGTTGCGGGATGCGGAACCGGGCCTGGCCACGGTCGCCGAGGTCGCCAGACGGTGGGGGTTCACTCACCTCGGGCGGTTCGCGGCCTCCTACACGAGCCGCTTCGGCGAGTATCCGAGTGTCACCCTCGCGTCGAGCGCCCGCTGA
- a CDS encoding ABC transporter substrate-binding protein, with protein MANSVRIGIATAGILALALTACSGPGGDDSADGPVTLEFWAWGSNIDKRVEVWNQANPDIQVNISQPASGADMPVRVLSAVRAGDGPDIAQAEYTQLPTYVSAGVLAPLDSAKQDLEEAYSPTVLESVSFDDTVYGVPQDLGPALFVYRNDLFAQYGLTPAASWEDFRALAEQVRTLDGDRYLFNFSSIDADQFMGLALQNGAQWWDYADEQWGVDIDSAETREVLDFWQGMVEDDLVSTYQTGSPEQIEATASGRVLGTIAGAWAPGPLLNQYPDTVGLWSAAQIPQWDTADPRVFARGGSANVILKESPHYDQALEFITWLNASDEGAEGLVEVNKFTGALHGQEIDRTPPELMPEDTTYWPSATEAASKLVTVQWGPNTQVAFTAITDELGNAIEGTSPWADVLPKVQDIVEKDLAG; from the coding sequence GTGGCAAACAGCGTTCGTATCGGAATCGCGACCGCGGGAATCCTCGCCCTCGCGTTGACCGCGTGCTCGGGACCGGGCGGCGACGACTCGGCCGACGGCCCGGTGACGCTCGAGTTCTGGGCCTGGGGCTCGAACATCGACAAGCGCGTCGAGGTGTGGAACCAGGCCAACCCCGACATCCAGGTCAACATCTCGCAACCCGCGAGCGGAGCGGACATGCCCGTCCGCGTCCTGAGCGCGGTGCGAGCCGGCGACGGCCCCGACATCGCGCAGGCGGAGTACACGCAGCTGCCGACCTACGTGTCGGCCGGCGTCCTCGCCCCACTCGACAGCGCGAAGCAGGACCTCGAGGAGGCCTACTCCCCCACGGTGCTCGAGAGCGTGTCCTTCGACGACACGGTCTACGGCGTCCCGCAGGATCTCGGGCCGGCGCTCTTCGTCTACCGGAACGACCTCTTCGCGCAGTACGGCCTCACCCCGGCCGCGAGCTGGGAGGACTTCCGCGCCCTCGCCGAGCAGGTCCGCACCCTCGACGGTGACCGCTACCTCTTCAACTTCAGCTCGATCGACGCCGACCAGTTCATGGGGCTCGCCCTGCAGAACGGCGCCCAGTGGTGGGACTACGCCGACGAGCAATGGGGTGTCGACATCGACAGCGCCGAGACGCGGGAGGTCCTGGACTTCTGGCAGGGCATGGTCGAGGACGACCTCGTGAGCACCTACCAGACCGGCAGCCCCGAGCAGATCGAGGCGACCGCGAGTGGCCGGGTGCTCGGCACGATCGCCGGCGCCTGGGCTCCCGGTCCACTGCTCAACCAGTACCCCGACACCGTCGGGCTCTGGTCGGCCGCACAGATCCCGCAGTGGGACACCGCCGATCCGCGGGTCTTCGCCCGTGGCGGTTCGGCCAACGTCATCCTCAAGGAGAGCCCGCACTACGACCAGGCGCTCGAGTTCATCACCTGGCTGAACGCGTCCGATGAGGGCGCCGAGGGGCTCGTCGAGGTCAACAAGTTCACCGGCGCTCTCCACGGCCAGGAGATCGACCGCACGCCGCCGGAGCTCATGCCCGAGGACACCACCTACTGGCCGAGCGCCACGGAAGCCGCGTCGAAGCTCGTCACCGTGCAGTGGGGACCGAACACGCAGGTGGCCTTCACCGCCATCACCGACGAGCTCGGCAACGCCATCGAGGGGACGAGCCCGTGGGCCGATGTGCTCCCGAAGGTGCAGGACATCGTCGAGAAGGACCTGGCGGGCTGA
- a CDS encoding Gfo/Idh/MocA family protein has translation MSRPHRIAIAGAGIISKQHGIVIDQLRDELELVAVADPELAKAEALVAERGGRAFTTLAEALAQTDPDIVVVCTPTGLHAGLAIEALEAGKHVIIEKPADVTVSRTDDIIAAQERAGTVVTVISQHRFDPSTEIVLAAAERGDLGRITSGIASVDWWRGQSYYDSGDWRGTWALDGGGALMNQGVHTVDLLVALLGRPVEVFGYTALLAHERIETEDVAVGVVRFASGALGVIHGSTAVYPGLVARLQVHGDRGSAVIENDQLTYFHSTPAGTERAEAFFGSQGKDTNQAAQFADETQAGSSVAGQMSDAHLHQYRNVLAAIRGEEPLRVTLAENRQAISIITGLYESARTGQPVRLDAVAAVAR, from the coding sequence ATGTCCCGACCGCACCGCATCGCCATCGCCGGCGCCGGCATCATCTCGAAGCAGCACGGCATCGTCATCGACCAGCTTCGCGACGAATTGGAACTCGTCGCCGTCGCCGACCCGGAGCTCGCGAAGGCGGAGGCCCTCGTCGCCGAGCGCGGCGGACGGGCGTTCACGACCCTCGCGGAGGCGCTGGCGCAGACCGACCCCGACATCGTCGTCGTCTGCACCCCCACCGGCCTGCACGCCGGCCTCGCCATCGAGGCACTCGAGGCCGGCAAGCACGTCATCATCGAGAAGCCGGCCGACGTCACCGTCTCGCGGACGGACGACATCATCGCCGCGCAGGAGCGCGCCGGTACCGTCGTGACCGTCATCTCCCAGCACCGCTTCGACCCCTCGACGGAGATCGTCCTCGCCGCCGCCGAACGCGGAGACCTCGGGCGCATCACCTCGGGCATCGCCTCGGTCGACTGGTGGCGCGGGCAGAGCTACTACGACTCCGGCGACTGGCGCGGCACCTGGGCGCTCGACGGCGGCGGCGCGCTCATGAACCAGGGCGTGCACACGGTCGACCTGCTGGTCGCCCTCCTCGGACGCCCCGTCGAGGTCTTCGGCTACACCGCGCTCCTCGCCCACGAGCGCATCGAGACCGAGGACGTCGCGGTCGGTGTCGTCCGCTTCGCATCCGGTGCGCTCGGCGTCATCCACGGCTCGACGGCCGTCTACCCGGGCCTCGTCGCGCGGCTGCAGGTCCACGGCGACCGCGGCTCCGCGGTCATCGAGAACGACCAGCTGACCTACTTCCACTCCACTCCCGCCGGAACGGAGCGCGCCGAGGCCTTCTTCGGCTCGCAGGGCAAGGACACGAACCAGGCGGCGCAGTTCGCCGACGAGACGCAGGCGGGCTCGAGCGTCGCCGGACAGATGTCGGACGCGCACCTGCACCAGTACCGGAACGTCCTCGCCGCGATCCGCGGGGAGGAGCCGCTCCGCGTGACGCTGGCCGAGAACCGCCAGGCGATCTCGATCATCACCGGTCTCTACGAGTCCGCACGCACGGGCCAACCGGTCCGCCTCGACGCCGTTGCGGCGGTGGCCCGATGA
- the uxaC gene encoding glucuronate isomerase, with protein sequence MPTTLQNDPDRLLPADPGTRDVARALYRSVEALPIVSPHGHVDPVILVEDTPFANATELFLRHDHYVTRLLHAAGFSLSDVGVPDLAEGGAVAAPRDAWRRFCEHWHLYAGTASGYWLSSILGEQFGVTEQPDEANADRLFDTIQEALEAPAFRPRALFERFRIEVLATTDDPMDDLAAHAALAADPAFSGRVLPTFRPDAYLDPTKAGWVERVAALAAWNGTPESSYRGYLEALVGRRRHFIEHGAVSADHGVPQPLTIELEEADAATLFDRALSGTADAADLERFAAHMLFESARMSVEDGLVMTVHPGVHRNHHSPTLARFGPDTGHDLPVRTDYVRPLRPLLERFGTAPGFHLVLFSVDETSYSREIAPLAGFYPSVFIGAPWWFLDAPDAVLRFRSAVTETAGFSRGSGFIDDTRAFLSIPARHDMSRRLDASFLARLVREGRIDEATAERIILDLVVDQPRRVFKL encoded by the coding sequence GTGCCAACGACGCTGCAGAACGATCCAGACCGCCTCCTCCCCGCCGACCCGGGGACCCGCGACGTCGCCAGGGCGCTCTACCGCTCGGTCGAGGCCCTGCCGATCGTCTCGCCGCACGGACACGTGGATCCGGTGATCCTCGTCGAGGACACCCCGTTCGCGAACGCCACCGAGCTGTTCCTCCGGCACGACCACTACGTCACCCGCCTGCTGCACGCCGCCGGGTTCTCCCTCTCGGACGTCGGCGTGCCCGACCTCGCGGAGGGTGGTGCCGTCGCCGCGCCGCGGGACGCCTGGCGACGCTTCTGCGAGCACTGGCACCTGTACGCCGGCACCGCCTCCGGGTACTGGCTGAGCTCGATCCTCGGTGAGCAGTTCGGCGTCACCGAGCAGCCGGACGAAGCGAACGCCGACCGGCTCTTCGACACGATCCAGGAGGCGCTCGAAGCGCCGGCGTTCCGTCCGCGTGCGCTGTTCGAACGCTTCCGTATCGAGGTGCTCGCGACCACCGACGACCCGATGGACGACCTCGCCGCACATGCCGCCCTCGCGGCGGACCCCGCCTTCAGCGGGCGCGTCCTGCCGACCTTCCGGCCCGACGCGTACCTCGATCCGACGAAGGCCGGGTGGGTGGAGCGGGTCGCGGCACTCGCCGCCTGGAACGGGACACCGGAGTCCAGCTACCGCGGGTATCTCGAGGCGCTCGTCGGGCGCCGTCGCCACTTCATCGAGCACGGGGCGGTGTCGGCCGACCACGGTGTCCCGCAGCCGCTCACGATCGAACTCGAGGAGGCGGACGCCGCGACGCTGTTCGACCGCGCGCTGTCGGGGACCGCCGACGCCGCGGACCTCGAGCGGTTCGCTGCGCACATGCTGTTCGAGAGCGCCCGGATGAGCGTCGAGGACGGCCTCGTCATGACCGTGCACCCCGGTGTCCACCGCAATCATCACTCGCCGACGCTCGCCCGCTTCGGGCCGGACACCGGGCACGACCTCCCGGTCCGCACCGACTACGTCCGCCCCCTGCGCCCGCTGCTGGAGCGGTTCGGCACGGCTCCGGGGTTCCACCTCGTCCTCTTCAGCGTCGACGAGACGAGCTACTCGCGGGAGATCGCACCGCTCGCCGGGTTCTACCCGAGTGTCTTCATCGGCGCACCGTGGTGGTTCCTCGACGCGCCCGACGCCGTCCTGCGCTTCCGGTCCGCCGTGACGGAGACGGCCGGGTTCTCACGCGGATCGGGGTTCATCGACGACACGCGGGCGTTCCTCTCGATCCCCGCCCGACACGACATGTCCAGGCGCCTCGACGCGTCGTTCCTCGCGCGACTCGTGCGGGAGGGGCGCATCGACGAGGCGACGGCCGAACGCATCATCCTCGACCTCGTCGTCGACCAGCCG
- a CDS encoding RidA family protein — translation MTRSTVNDPHAPKPVGPYSHAAVAPTGALYLSGQTPIDPVTGALVDGDVAEQTRRVFANLESVLTAAGRGFADVVKVNVYLVDMADFASMNSVYESVFSAPYPARTTVAVVGLPLGARVEIELVA, via the coding sequence ATGACGCGATCCACGGTGAACGACCCGCACGCTCCGAAGCCCGTCGGGCCGTATTCGCATGCCGCGGTCGCCCCGACCGGAGCGCTGTACCTGTCCGGGCAGACGCCCATCGATCCGGTGACCGGAGCCCTCGTCGACGGTGATGTCGCCGAGCAGACCCGCCGGGTGTTCGCCAACCTCGAGTCGGTGCTGACGGCCGCCGGTCGTGGGTTCGCCGACGTGGTCAAGGTGAACGTCTACCTCGTCGACATGGCCGACTTCGCGTCGATGAACAGCGTCTACGAGTCGGTCTTCTCGGCGCCCTACCCTGCGCGCACCACGGTCGCGGTCGTCGGGCTGCCGCTCGGCGCGCGCGTCGAGATCGAACTCGTCGCCTGA
- a CDS encoding alpha/beta fold hydrolase: protein MAVGATRRDAQLVLDDLSFRIISTTADRDPGAARFVLVHGVGTSHRYFARLHDDLARDSDTVSVDLPGFGGQARPVRTVEVGEMATALGHALDTLGTAPFVLVGHSMGAQWVVELAAQRPDLARAVVIIGPVTDRDHRSMVAQALALAWDTVGETMSVNRRVFVDYLRAGPSWFLRQVRRMVDFPIEDRIVEVTAPVLVVRGGNDPIAGTGWSRLLRDRASHGSMAVVPGHRHVVQHTAPRAIASAIRAFVAT from the coding sequence ATGGCAGTAGGGGCGACGCGACGCGACGCGCAGCTCGTGCTCGACGACCTCTCCTTCCGGATCATCTCCACGACCGCCGATCGCGACCCCGGCGCGGCCCGCTTCGTCCTCGTCCACGGTGTCGGCACCTCGCACCGGTACTTCGCCCGGCTGCACGACGACCTCGCCCGCGACAGTGACACCGTCTCCGTCGACCTCCCCGGGTTCGGTGGTCAGGCGAGGCCCGTCCGCACGGTCGAGGTCGGAGAGATGGCGACGGCACTCGGGCACGCGCTGGACACGCTCGGGACCGCGCCGTTCGTCCTCGTCGGTCATTCCATGGGTGCGCAGTGGGTCGTCGAACTGGCCGCTCAGCGCCCCGATCTGGCGCGTGCCGTCGTCATCATCGGTCCGGTGACGGACCGCGATCATCGGTCGATGGTGGCGCAGGCGCTGGCACTCGCGTGGGACACGGTCGGTGAGACCATGAGCGTGAACCGACGGGTCTTCGTCGACTACCTCCGCGCAGGGCCGTCGTGGTTCCTGCGGCAGGTGCGACGGATGGTCGACTTCCCCATCGAGGACCGCATCGTCGAGGTCACCGCTCCCGTGCTCGTCGTCCGCGGCGGGAACGACCCGATCGCCGGTACGGGATGGAGTCGGTTGCTTCGTGATCGGGCGTCACACGGTTCGATGGCGGTCGTGCCCGGCCACCGGCACGTCGTGCAGCACACGGCACCACGAGCGATCGCCTCGGCGATCCGTGCCTTCGTCGCCACCTAG
- a CDS encoding carbohydrate ABC transporter permease has product MTTTARTAERAEEDRRARETVVRADRGRIRKPKESVSLVHKLGGILPTVVLLIAVLYFLLPMVWVVFAATKSTGELFSTSAFTFGSSLIDNMTDLFAYENGSFARWLGNSFIYSIGGALLSTAVSAAAGYALALYRFPGKKAVMVGLLAGVLLPTITLAIPQYMLFAQLNLTNTYWAVLIPISITPFGIYLSYVFARGSVPQELLEAARVDGSNEGRTFVSIGLPLLFPGLVTVFLLQFIGAWNNFLLPYIMQSKSELSPITVAMFLMLNRGGSEPVLYSVAIAGALIAVIPVVIFVLVLQRFWRLDLISGSLK; this is encoded by the coding sequence ATGACCACCACCGCACGCACCGCGGAACGCGCGGAGGAGGACCGTCGCGCTCGCGAGACCGTCGTCCGCGCCGATCGCGGCCGCATCCGCAAGCCGAAGGAATCCGTCAGCCTCGTCCACAAGCTCGGCGGAATCCTCCCGACGGTCGTGCTCCTGATCGCCGTCCTCTACTTCCTGCTCCCGATGGTGTGGGTCGTGTTCGCCGCCACGAAGAGCACCGGCGAGCTGTTCTCCACGAGCGCGTTCACCTTCGGCTCGAGCCTCATCGACAACATGACCGACCTGTTCGCGTACGAGAACGGCTCCTTCGCGCGCTGGTTGGGCAACAGCTTCATCTACTCGATCGGCGGCGCACTCCTGTCGACCGCCGTCTCGGCCGCCGCCGGCTACGCGCTCGCGCTCTACCGGTTCCCGGGTAAGAAGGCCGTGATGGTCGGACTGCTCGCGGGTGTGCTGCTCCCGACGATCACGCTGGCGATCCCGCAGTACATGCTCTTCGCACAGCTGAACCTCACGAACACCTACTGGGCGGTGCTCATCCCGATCTCGATCACCCCGTTCGGGATCTACCTCTCCTACGTGTTCGCGCGGGGCTCGGTGCCGCAGGAACTCCTCGAGGCGGCTCGGGTGGACGGGTCGAACGAGGGGCGCACCTTCGTCTCGATCGGCCTGCCGCTCTTGTTCCCCGGTCTCGTGACCGTGTTCCTGTTGCAGTTCATCGGTGCCTGGAACAACTTCCTGCTGCCGTACATCATGCAGTCGAAGTCGGAGCTGTCGCCCATCACGGTCGCCATGTTCCTCATGCTCAACCGTGGCGGTAGCGAACCGGTGCTCTACTCGGTCGCCATCGCCGGGGCGCTCATCGCTGTCATCCCCGTGGTGATCTTCGTGCTCGTCCTGCAGCGGTTCTGGCGCCTCGACCTCATCTCGGGGAGCCTGAAGTAG
- a CDS encoding carbohydrate ABC transporter permease, which yields MTAPTIERGRGRTEDDPTAVPTRRRVSLTRPHHLFAWVLIAPAVVLFVFVFVIPIVYSGGLSLMGTAAGASAYGVREEVFVGLGNYTKVLQDPTFWTSLGNLAVYALFLVPIMMLTAMLFALLLDLPRARLRAFSRMAIFLPYGVPSVIAALMWGFLYVPEISPIYQLAETFGLQFPTLLRGDLVMTAIINVVLWGGIGFNTIILYTSLQSLPKEQIDAARIDGCNEPRIAWYIKLPHIVPATILTGLFSIIGALQVYSEPQMLSSLTPAISSTYFPLMRVYRDAFAHDDLNSASAASIILALATVLLSLLVLGGQRLAARRNA from the coding sequence ATGACCGCGCCGACCATCGAGCGGGGCCGCGGTCGGACGGAGGACGATCCGACCGCGGTCCCCACCAGACGGCGCGTCTCGCTGACCCGCCCGCACCACCTGTTCGCATGGGTGCTCATCGCCCCCGCGGTCGTCCTGTTCGTCTTCGTGTTCGTCATCCCGATCGTGTACTCCGGCGGCCTCAGTCTCATGGGCACCGCGGCGGGTGCGAGCGCCTACGGCGTGCGCGAGGAGGTCTTCGTCGGCCTCGGCAACTACACGAAGGTGCTCCAGGACCCCACGTTCTGGACGAGCCTCGGCAACCTCGCCGTGTACGCGCTCTTCCTCGTGCCGATCATGATGCTCACGGCGATGCTGTTCGCGCTGCTGCTCGACCTCCCGAGAGCCCGCCTCCGCGCGTTCAGCCGCATGGCGATCTTCCTGCCGTACGGCGTGCCGAGCGTCATCGCGGCGCTCATGTGGGGCTTCCTGTACGTGCCCGAGATCAGCCCGATCTACCAGCTCGCCGAGACCTTCGGCCTGCAGTTCCCGACGCTGCTGCGCGGCGACCTCGTCATGACGGCGATCATCAACGTCGTGCTGTGGGGCGGGATCGGCTTCAACACGATCATCCTGTACACCTCACTGCAGTCGCTGCCGAAGGAGCAGATCGACGCCGCCCGCATCGACGGCTGCAACGAACCGCGCATCGCCTGGTACATCAAGCTGCCGCACATCGTGCCGGCCACGATCCTCACCGGGCTCTTCTCGATCATCGGCGCCCTCCAGGTGTACAGCGAGCCGCAGATGCTCTCGAGCCTCACCCCGGCCATCAGCTCGACCTACTTCCCACTGATGCGGGTGTACCGGGACGCCTTCGCCCACGACGACCTCAACTCGGCGTCGGCGGCATCCATCATCCTCGCCCTCGCCACGGTGCTGCTGTCGCTCCTGGTGCTCGGCGGGCAACGCCTCGCAGCTCGGAGGAACGCATGA
- a CDS encoding sugar phosphate isomerase/epimerase family protein, which yields MTIPPTTERNHMSDSNPTAQRYPLTGYGVIVPSERIPGAFASGADYAEPTIVGNLVVADGDGWTRHPDYDASVRRGSFAILFPGDLSLADPDFPAERVTAYLDAVMPIIGSVSEPGAKIVFGSGTARAIPAGVDVTAARARFAEVVVETRDTAERNGLQIVLEPLNRDETNLLNSLEETVAFLDEFGIDRVPVVADLFHIMLEEEPLAVVQALGARIGHAHIADAGRRPPGQGDWPLAEFITALRDGGYDGPVTVECLFEDFEPELEAALAHLRQLA from the coding sequence ATGACCATCCCACCGACGACGGAACGGAACCACATGTCCGACTCGAACCCGACCGCCCAGCGGTACCCGCTCACCGGGTACGGCGTGATCGTCCCCTCCGAACGCATCCCCGGTGCGTTCGCGTCCGGAGCCGACTACGCCGAACCGACCATCGTCGGCAACCTCGTCGTCGCCGACGGAGACGGGTGGACGCGCCATCCCGACTACGACGCGAGCGTCCGACGCGGGTCGTTCGCCATCCTGTTCCCCGGCGACCTGTCGCTCGCCGACCCCGACTTCCCGGCGGAACGCGTCACGGCGTACCTCGACGCCGTCATGCCGATCATCGGTTCGGTCTCGGAGCCCGGCGCGAAGATCGTGTTCGGGAGCGGGACGGCGCGCGCCATCCCCGCCGGGGTGGACGTCACGGCCGCCCGCGCGAGGTTCGCAGAAGTCGTCGTCGAGACGCGCGACACGGCGGAGCGGAACGGACTGCAGATCGTCCTCGAACCATTGAACCGGGACGAGACGAACCTGCTCAACTCGCTCGAGGAGACGGTCGCCTTCCTCGACGAGTTCGGGATCGACCGCGTGCCCGTCGTCGCCGACCTCTTCCACATCATGCTGGAGGAGGAGCCGCTCGCCGTCGTCCAGGCCCTCGGTGCCCGCATCGGACACGCCCACATCGCCGACGCCGGACGACGGCCGCCCGGCCAGGGCGACTGGCCGCTCGCCGAGTTCATCACGGCCCTGCGCGACGGCGGCTACGACGGCCCCGTCACCGTCGAGTGCCTCTTCGAGGACTTCGAACCGGAGCTCGAAGCCGCCCTCGCGCACCTCCGCCAGCTCGCCTGA
- a CDS encoding sugar phosphate isomerase/epimerase family protein produces MSAQRTNRVAANPIPYWSARGKTREVFEEAFADFQRIGFTAVKADIPEGMTADEYRTWIGGYGLAPSLSLFSSAFDETIVLAEVLEAAKAFGAAQASLGLDRTMISSMAIPARMATPAIGADFSQGRLDLAIENAGRTCEVLLAEGIRPLHHSHVGGVFETEHEIRSLLDTLGPDLIGFGPDTGHLRWAGADPVAMITDYRDRLGGIHIKDVYADHLDGAADGALSYHETSQTKRLWAEPGLGVLDFDAIVAAMPADYDGDYMIEVDFPSVESVYESHRLSYEWAGHALDVATR; encoded by the coding sequence ATGAGCGCGCAGCGGACGAACCGGGTGGCGGCGAACCCCATCCCCTACTGGAGTGCGCGAGGCAAGACCCGCGAGGTGTTCGAGGAGGCCTTCGCCGACTTCCAGCGCATCGGGTTCACCGCGGTGAAGGCCGACATCCCCGAGGGCATGACCGCGGACGAGTACCGCACGTGGATCGGCGGCTACGGCCTCGCACCGTCGCTCAGCCTGTTCAGCAGCGCGTTCGACGAGACGATCGTCCTCGCCGAGGTCCTCGAGGCGGCGAAGGCGTTCGGGGCGGCCCAGGCCTCCCTCGGACTCGACCGGACGATGATCTCCTCGATGGCGATCCCGGCGCGCATGGCCACGCCGGCGATCGGCGCCGACTTCTCCCAGGGGCGGCTCGACCTGGCCATCGAGAACGCCGGCCGGACCTGCGAGGTCCTGCTCGCCGAGGGGATCCGCCCCCTGCACCACTCGCACGTCGGTGGCGTCTTCGAGACCGAGCACGAGATCCGCAGTCTGCTCGACACCCTCGGACCGGACCTCATCGGGTTCGGGCCTGACACCGGACACCTCCGCTGGGCGGGAGCGGACCCGGTCGCGATGATCACCGATTACCGCGACCGCCTCGGCGGCATCCACATCAAGGACGTCTACGCCGATCACCTCGACGGCGCGGCGGACGGTGCGCTGAGCTACCACGAGACGTCGCAGACGAAGCGGCTGTGGGCGGAACCCGGGCTCGGTGTGCTCGACTTCGACGCGATCGTCGCGGCGATGCCCGCGGACTACGACGGCGACTACATGATCGAGGTCGACTTCCCGAGCGTCGAGAGCGTCTACGAGTCCCACCGCTTGTCGTACGAATGGGCCGGCCACGCACTCGATGTCGCGACCCGCTGA